From a region of the Coprococcus comes ATCC 27758 genome:
- a CDS encoding histidine kinase N-terminal 7TM domain-containing protein — MSFTNPYLQSICHLLRPFIYIGLYLVWAISFQKRIIQKEPRRCLIMIAVMMVFWMLVRMCKFEIPYEMPTALRYAWYLYYIPMLLLPTVSLYLAFYIRQPENYKLPERRCLLFFPALFLIGIVLTNDLHQLVFTFPEGRLGEAASYEVGVYGYGAMYYAIVAWDLGCLLVALLIILLRCRKIKNRKMLWMPFGAYGLSVVYGIAYYLNLPFWKIFSSDMTAALCLLFALIIESCIQCGLIPSNTGYAQLFAASTISAQITDQSGKCIYQSQDSECIAPEIVRQVVQCPIMLENGIRLSGKPILGGYVLWKENLSELQEIVRELEDRKEELKDANLIEEENLRTKREVEKLFVKNQLYDKIQKQTARQSKLLTEFIEAYSMEEDENKREKILGKIVVIGAYIKRRSNLIFIAEQAVKFPIRELELCFRETIKNLEWNHVEAGFSTALEEIRSEDAMQIYDFFEAVIEESLEDLLAFNVNLKRREARIIMSMSVECKTDLQEIARRYGAYAEQDFDGSWLLSLILGGGGGK; from the coding sequence GTGTCCTTTACCAATCCTTATCTGCAATCTATTTGTCACCTTTTAAGGCCTTTTATTTATATAGGACTTTATCTGGTATGGGCGATTTCTTTTCAAAAGAGAATTATCCAAAAGGAACCCCGTCGTTGTTTAATAATGATTGCAGTGATGATGGTTTTTTGGATGCTCGTTCGTATGTGTAAATTTGAAATACCGTATGAGATGCCGACAGCACTGCGCTACGCCTGGTATCTTTATTATATTCCTATGCTGTTACTCCCTACGGTCAGTCTTTATCTGGCATTTTATATACGGCAGCCGGAGAATTATAAATTACCGGAAAGACGGTGTCTGCTGTTTTTTCCGGCATTGTTTCTGATAGGGATTGTATTAACGAATGATCTGCACCAGTTAGTTTTTACTTTCCCGGAGGGAAGACTGGGGGAAGCAGCTTCCTATGAAGTAGGAGTCTATGGATATGGAGCAATGTATTATGCTATAGTCGCCTGGGATCTTGGATGTCTGCTGGTGGCACTCTTGATTATTTTATTAAGGTGTAGAAAAATTAAAAACAGGAAAATGCTTTGGATGCCTTTTGGTGCTTATGGTCTGTCGGTTGTCTATGGCATCGCCTATTATCTGAATCTGCCCTTCTGGAAAATATTTTCAAGCGATATGACAGCTGCATTATGCCTTCTGTTTGCTTTGATCATTGAAAGCTGCATCCAGTGCGGATTGATCCCTTCCAATACAGGATACGCACAGTTATTTGCAGCATCTACAATTTCAGCACAGATTACAGATCAGAGTGGAAAATGCATTTATCAATCTCAGGATTCGGAATGTATTGCACCGGAAATTGTAAGGCAGGTAGTTCAATGTCCGATCATGTTAGAAAATGGGATCAGGCTGTCGGGAAAACCAATTTTGGGAGGCTATGTGTTGTGGAAGGAAAACCTGTCAGAATTACAGGAAATCGTAAGAGAGCTTGAAGATCGGAAGGAAGAATTAAAAGATGCGAATCTGATTGAGGAAGAAAATCTGAGAACAAAAAGAGAAGTAGAAAAACTTTTTGTGAAGAATCAGCTGTATGATAAAATACAGAAACAGACGGCAAGGCAGAGTAAACTTTTGACGGAATTCATTGAAGCATATTCTATGGAAGAAGATGAGAATAAAAGGGAAAAAATATTAGGGAAGATAGTTGTGATCGGAGCCTATATAAAAAGGCGTAGTAATCTTATTTTTATTGCGGAGCAGGCAGTAAAATTTCCGATAAGAGAGTTGGAGTTATGTTTCAGGGAAACGATAAAGAATCTGGAATGGAATCATGTTGAGGCAGGTTTTTCCACCGCGTTAGAAGAAATACGAAGTGAAGATGCTATGCAGATTTATGATTTTTTTGAAGCAGTCATAGAGGAATCTTTGGAAGATCTGTTGGCATTTAATGTAAATCTGAAACGCAGAGAGGCGCGGATCATCATGTCTATGAGTGTGGAATGCAAAACAGATCTGCAGGAAATTGCAAGACGATATGGAGCTTATGCGGAGCAGGATTTTGACGGATCATGGCTGCTTTCTCTGATTCTGGGAGGAGGTGGCGGCAAATGA
- a CDS encoding sensor histidine kinase, which translates to MIKTFENCSPEYQITIVWFFIFLTLLCMILVIYEGTGKRQRKTLLLDSVLLIVIFLITAVLCVWQRAFYEEDSMILFKIPYVILIVIGIGVFLYVGMKIFGIYKYRKSCLRENAVQESLDNLPSGIVFFDGNGMPKLMNRKMYQICQNLTGRDIQNITELEEALGHPLKENVFYDVDLKVYCFADGSVWKFSEKEIITTAGDHFFQVLASEVSELYRNKVLLKEENQKLQEMSVAMKELSKNVITLTREEEMLSMKMRVHDNLGYSVLAAQWMLLRESEADRDVFLSQWKQTLDLLNKDNESVKGEQLHRQVQERAEILGVKIIYTGEQVWESHIFELMDIILLEALSNCVRHAGASELYVKCSSGEQEWIMVITDNGQAMEKDVKEGGGLSGIRKRVEQCGGTLRICAESKFSIIVKIPKEVRR; encoded by the coding sequence ATGATAAAAACATTTGAAAACTGTTCACCGGAGTATCAGATTACGATTGTTTGGTTTTTTATTTTTTTGACTTTGCTGTGTATGATTCTGGTTATTTATGAAGGAACAGGAAAAAGACAAAGAAAGACGTTGCTGCTGGACAGTGTATTGCTTATAGTTATTTTCCTTATAACAGCTGTCTTGTGTGTGTGGCAACGGGCGTTTTACGAAGAAGATTCCATGATATTATTTAAAATACCGTATGTGATTTTAATTGTTATAGGAATTGGTGTTTTTTTATATGTGGGAATGAAGATTTTTGGAATTTATAAGTACCGCAAGAGCTGCCTGAGGGAAAATGCAGTTCAGGAAAGTCTGGACAATTTGCCGAGTGGAATTGTTTTTTTTGATGGGAACGGAATGCCTAAACTGATGAATCGAAAAATGTATCAAATTTGCCAGAATCTGACGGGAAGAGATATACAGAATATTACAGAACTGGAGGAAGCACTGGGACATCCTCTGAAAGAGAATGTATTTTATGATGTTGATTTGAAAGTATACTGCTTTGCGGATGGAAGTGTGTGGAAATTTTCAGAGAAAGAGATTATTACGACAGCCGGAGATCATTTTTTTCAAGTTCTTGCTTCTGAAGTGTCGGAATTATATCGGAACAAAGTGTTGCTGAAGGAAGAAAATCAGAAACTTCAGGAAATGTCTGTGGCTATGAAAGAACTTTCTAAGAATGTAATAACGCTGACCAGAGAAGAAGAAATGTTATCTATGAAAATGAGAGTGCATGATAATCTGGGATATAGCGTCCTGGCGGCACAGTGGATGTTGCTGCGCGAATCGGAAGCAGACCGGGATGTTTTCCTTTCGCAATGGAAGCAGACATTAGACTTGCTGAATAAAGATAACGAGTCTGTGAAAGGCGAACAACTGCACAGGCAGGTGCAGGAAAGAGCGGAGATTTTGGGTGTGAAAATCATTTATACAGGAGAACAAGTCTGGGAATCTCATATTTTCGAACTGATGGATATAATACTTTTGGAGGCACTTTCCAACTGTGTCCGCCATGCAGGGGCAAGCGAACTGTATGTAAAATGCAGTAGTGGGGAACAAGAATGGATTATGGTGATTACAGATAATGGACAAGCAATGGAGAAGGATGTCAAAGAAGGAGGAGGATTATCCGGTATACGAAAAAGGGTGGAGCAATGTGGAGGTACATTGAGAATTTGTGCGGAGTCAAAATTTTCAATAATCGTTAAGATACCAAAGGAGGTGCGGAGATGA
- a CDS encoding response regulator transcription factor: protein MIRVLIVEDQRMAREDMENYIQSSGRYCLAASITNAAMAETVCRQSRCELVLMDVCTENDESGLVAAEKIKKTMPQIKVIIVTSLVECSFIDRARKAGVESFWYKDAGKEELLEVMDRTMKGENVYPDAPPVVMIGTAKSCDFTPGELAVLRLVVEGESYKKIAESLCISPETVKWHIKNMLQKTNFDSKTKLAVAVTKKNLIINGF from the coding sequence ATGATACGGGTACTAATCGTGGAAGACCAGCGTATGGCTCGGGAAGATATGGAAAATTATATTCAGTCCAGTGGGAGATATTGTCTGGCGGCTTCTATCACAAACGCAGCTATGGCAGAAACCGTATGCAGACAGAGCAGGTGTGAACTTGTCTTGATGGATGTCTGTACGGAGAATGATGAGAGTGGTCTTGTGGCAGCGGAGAAGATTAAAAAGACAATGCCCCAGATAAAAGTAATTATCGTGACTTCTTTAGTAGAGTGCAGTTTTATTGATAGGGCGCGCAAAGCGGGAGTAGAAAGTTTTTGGTATAAAGATGCCGGTAAAGAAGAACTGTTGGAGGTTATGGATCGTACGATGAAAGGGGAGAACGTGTATCCGGATGCTCCGCCGGTTGTGATGATCGGAACGGCGAAAAGCTGTGATTTTACACCTGGAGAATTAGCAGTTCTGCGATTAGTGGTGGAAGGAGAATCCTATAAAAAAATTGCAGAGAGCTTGTGTATATCACCGGAAACTGTAAAATGGCATATCAAAAATATGTTGCAGAAAACGAATTTTGATTCCAAAACGAAATTGGCGGTAGCTGTTACAAAGAAAAATCTGATTATAAATGGATTTTAA
- a CDS encoding extracellular solute-binding protein produces MRYIMRRSCLFLVMIAVIVFTGCGQKKKEDPVTVTLWHVYGGQTESPLNDLIDEFNETIGKEENIRVQVGSVTNTNTIHENVLASAFGDPGASKLPDMFVSYPKTVLAMPDDTELVDYYDYFTEEELNEFIPAFLEEGVIHERLSILPVAKSTEVMFINKTAFDRFAKETGAKMEDLKTWEGLFAMAEQYAAWTDNQTPDIPDDGKNFFVHDYHFNYFQVGVESLGENFFKGENLAFGPEFQTVWEPYAKAALSGGVWLRSGYATEPLRTGDSIVSVASSASVLYYSDEVTYADNTSEKVEIVSMPCPVFARGETMVMQRGAGICTVKSTPEKEKACITFLKWLTEAQKNVEFVTSLGYMPVKQEAFDVYLPEAIEKLSDPMYVFLYQAFLKTQENYTFYTAPKLDSYLDLETKFEELIRQTLSVKRLEWQEHPEDMDKLVSETLEDFKAAYTQ; encoded by the coding sequence ATGAGATATATTATGAGAAGAAGCTGCCTGTTCTTGGTAATGATTGCGGTTATAGTTTTTACAGGGTGTGGGCAGAAGAAAAAAGAAGATCCGGTAACCGTTACATTGTGGCATGTATACGGCGGACAGACAGAATCGCCATTAAACGATCTGATTGATGAATTTAATGAAACGATTGGAAAAGAGGAAAATATCCGAGTACAGGTTGGCAGTGTTACAAATACGAATACAATACATGAAAATGTACTGGCATCCGCATTTGGAGATCCAGGAGCCTCTAAACTGCCGGATATGTTTGTTTCCTATCCTAAAACAGTTCTGGCGATGCCGGATGATACGGAACTTGTAGATTATTATGATTATTTTACAGAAGAAGAACTGAACGAATTTATTCCGGCTTTTTTGGAAGAAGGTGTCATTCATGAAAGACTTTCCATTTTGCCGGTAGCAAAATCAACGGAAGTTATGTTTATCAATAAAACAGCATTTGATCGTTTCGCGAAAGAAACAGGAGCGAAGATGGAAGATTTAAAAACATGGGAAGGACTCTTCGCAATGGCAGAACAATATGCTGCATGGACAGATAACCAGACGCCGGACATTCCTGATGATGGAAAGAATTTTTTCGTTCATGATTATCATTTTAACTATTTTCAGGTAGGTGTAGAATCTCTGGGTGAAAATTTCTTTAAGGGAGAGAATCTGGCTTTCGGACCGGAATTTCAAACAGTATGGGAACCTTATGCAAAAGCGGCACTGTCCGGAGGAGTATGGCTTCGCAGCGGTTATGCAACGGAACCTTTGCGAACGGGAGATTCGATTGTATCGGTGGCTTCGTCAGCCAGCGTGTTGTATTATTCAGATGAAGTTACGTATGCGGATAATACATCGGAAAAAGTAGAGATTGTTTCCATGCCATGTCCCGTATTTGCCAGGGGAGAAACGATGGTCATGCAGCGGGGTGCCGGTATTTGTACGGTAAAATCTACACCGGAAAAAGAAAAAGCCTGTATTACGTTTCTTAAATGGCTGACGGAGGCCCAAAAGAATGTGGAATTTGTGACCAGTCTTGGATATATGCCGGTAAAGCAGGAAGCTTTCGATGTTTACCTTCCGGAGGCGATCGAGAAGTTAAGTGATCCGATGTATGTATTCTTGTATCAGGCTTTTTTAAAGACGCAGGAGAACTATACATTTTATACTGCTCCGAAATTGGATTCCTATCTGGATCTGGAAACAAAGTTTGAAGAACTTATCAGGCAAACCCTGTCAGTAAAGCGGTTGGAGTGGCAGGAACATCCGGAAGATATGGATAAACTTGTTTCAGAGACATTAGAGGATTTCAAAGCAGCATACACACAATAA
- a CDS encoding helix-turn-helix transcriptional regulator: protein MDFKVREMLSAQQKNTLSTMTEQTDIMMARSISLSEDITKELNQCLTANGKTFSDLNDNPQLIMDLEAALYPSLKSALDVKYCSGVFVVLDATVNTKTEYADISRMGIYLRLSDLKAVNTSKQHVVFFRGNADIARAEQVQLHNRWNLEFDTSALSGYEQIMQFDGNRLVESCLWTDRLELSDTWEDVQLLYVPVLDSTGKVRGLCGMEMSNLYFRLSYPMVEGSCGNIVTVLAPVDKKGNIYLDKAMFGDTKETYLSPSGTMTVKKGKYYNTYSTAFGNYIGRHELLGLKSCNGMPLAVLTLISEANYEKLTADNRRDWIIGTLLFLILLLVVSVGMSHRFVKPILRSLKALQEDTLTDENLSGISEVDALVDFMQKKRNTEKLENGGIPPNIEEMLKAFALRVETLTPSERMVLQYYVDGYTIQEIASLLYISIGTARKHNTNMNRKLGITVREELMLYIELFRKCNQLDKLTYSRTE from the coding sequence ATGGATTTTAAAGTACGGGAAATGTTGTCTGCCCAGCAGAAAAATACGTTGTCAACTATGACAGAGCAGACTGATATTATGATGGCGAGAAGTATTTCTTTATCGGAAGACATTACAAAAGAATTGAACCAATGTCTGACAGCCAATGGAAAGACATTTTCAGATTTGAATGATAATCCTCAGTTGATTATGGATTTGGAGGCTGCGCTGTATCCCTCCTTGAAATCGGCATTGGACGTGAAGTATTGCAGTGGAGTTTTTGTTGTATTGGATGCAACGGTAAATACGAAGACGGAATATGCAGATATATCACGCATGGGAATCTACCTGCGCCTGTCTGATTTAAAGGCAGTAAATACAAGCAAACAGCACGTAGTTTTTTTCAGGGGAAATGCTGATATTGCAAGAGCAGAGCAGGTACAGCTCCATAACCGTTGGAATTTAGAATTTGATACGTCCGCATTGTCGGGGTATGAACAGATTATGCAGTTTGATGGAAACCGGCTGGTAGAGAGCTGCCTGTGGACAGACCGGCTGGAGCTGAGTGATACATGGGAGGATGTGCAGCTTTTATATGTCCCGGTTTTAGACAGTACCGGAAAAGTACGCGGTTTGTGCGGTATGGAGATGAGTAATCTGTATTTCAGGCTGTCTTATCCTATGGTGGAAGGTTCCTGTGGGAATATAGTGACAGTACTGGCTCCTGTGGACAAAAAAGGAAACATCTATCTGGATAAGGCGATGTTCGGAGATACAAAAGAAACGTATCTTTCACCATCAGGAACGATGACAGTGAAGAAAGGAAAATATTATAATACATATTCTACCGCTTTCGGGAATTATATAGGCAGGCATGAACTGCTTGGATTGAAGAGTTGTAATGGTATGCCGCTTGCGGTACTGACATTAATATCAGAAGCGAATTATGAAAAATTAACAGCGGACAATCGAAGGGACTGGATCATCGGTACGTTGTTGTTCCTGATTTTATTATTGGTTGTTTCTGTCGGTATGTCCCATCGTTTTGTGAAGCCGATTCTTCGGAGTTTAAAAGCACTGCAGGAGGATACGCTGACGGACGAAAACTTATCAGGCATTTCAGAAGTGGATGCACTGGTTGATTTTATGCAGAAAAAAAGGAATACGGAGAAACTGGAAAATGGAGGCATTCCTCCGAATATAGAAGAAATGCTCAAGGCGTTTGCTTTGCGCGTGGAAACTCTGACTCCGTCAGAGAGGATGGTTCTTCAGTATTATGTTGATGGATATACGATACAGGAGATTGCTTCATTGCTTTATATCAGTATTGGAACAGCGAGAAAGCATAATACAAATATGAATCGAAAACTGGGGATAACTGTCAGAGAGGAACTAATGCTGTATATTGAGTTATTTCGAAAATGTAATCAGTTAGATAAGCTGACATATAGCAGAACTGAGTAA
- a CDS encoding TIGR00266 family protein, with protein sequence MKKYEILGGNLPVVVCELSAGESMITESGSMSWMSPNMKMETISGGGMKKMFGRLMSGDSAFQNRYTAEGADGMIAFASSFPGAIKALEISNGHSMIVQKSAFLASEEGVELSMHFQKKLGKGIFGGEGFIMQRLSGNGTAFVEIDGHAVEYDLSAGQEILISTGYLAAMEETCTMDVVAVKGVKNMLIGGEGIFNTVVKGPGKVILQTMPISKVAELLTPFLADKK encoded by the coding sequence ATGAAAAAATATGAGATTTTAGGAGGAAATTTACCAGTTGTTGTATGTGAATTATCAGCAGGAGAATCTATGATCACAGAAAGCGGAAGTATGAGCTGGATGAGCCCGAACATGAAAATGGAGACGATTTCCGGAGGCGGAATGAAGAAAATGTTCGGCAGACTGATGTCTGGTGATTCTGCGTTTCAAAACAGATATACCGCAGAAGGTGCAGACGGAATGATTGCATTTGCATCAAGTTTTCCGGGAGCGATCAAAGCATTGGAGATTAGCAACGGTCACTCCATGATCGTGCAGAAGAGTGCATTCCTTGCTTCAGAAGAAGGCGTAGAACTGTCCATGCATTTTCAGAAAAAATTAGGGAAAGGCATATTTGGAGGAGAAGGTTTCATTATGCAGAGATTGAGCGGAAATGGAACCGCGTTTGTAGAAATTGATGGACATGCAGTGGAGTATGATTTGAGTGCAGGACAGGAAATTTTGATCAGTACGGGGTACTTAGCGGCAATGGAAGAAACCTGCACTATGGATGTTGTAGCTGTAAAAGGAGTAAAAAATATGCTGATTGGAGGAGAAGGCATTTTTAATACCGTTGTGAAAGGACCGGGAAAGGTGATCTTGCAGACAATGCCAATCAGTAAGGTAGCAGAATTGCTGACTCCTTTTTTGGCAGATAAGAAGTAA
- a CDS encoding IS3 family transposase — protein MFQDSTNKTLPILSGDLSLISSEILHPVNRPSLYIILPSSIFAFLCIAYSKVFHHHPRIKSCNPHFTTSSTATIPIPICGRSTNTTVVIEKAKQSRYIETFYNTVRIHSHCGYLSPNEYEEQYLKNLETDVTNLAS, from the coding sequence CTGTTTCAGGATTCGACAAATAAAACTCTTCCAATTCTTTCAGGAGATCTATCCCTGATTTCATCTGAAATTCTACATCCAGTAAATCGTCCATCACTTTATATAATTCTTCCATCATCTATTTTTGCCTTTCTATGTATAGCATACTCAAAAGTTTTCCACCATCATCCCAGGATAAAATCCTGTAATCCACATTTCACGACCTCAAGCACTGCAACTATCCCCATACCGATATGCGGAAGGAGTACAAACACTACTGTCGTAATTGAAAAAGCAAAACAGTCCAGATATATTGAAACATTCTATAATACAGTCCGTATTCATAGTCATTGTGGATATTTGTCTCCAAATGAATATGAGGAACAATATCTGAAAAACTTGGAAACGGACGTAACAAACTTAGCGAGTTAA
- a CDS encoding alpha/beta fold hydrolase, whose amino-acid sequence MNYVEYGKENSDVIILLHGGGLSWWNYKEVAERLQTDYHVVLPILDGHAGCDKQFTTIENNALDIIEFVNSKLGGSVLMMGGLSLGGQICLMNITKILVLLERVI is encoded by the coding sequence TTGAATTATGTAGAATATGGAAAAGAAAACAGCGATGTAATTATCCTCTTACACGGAGGCGGTTTATCATGGTGGAATTACAAAGAGGTTGCTGAAAGACTTCAAACAGATTATCATGTGGTTTTGCCTATATTAGATGGTCATGCAGGATGTGATAAGCAGTTTACAACGATAGAGAATAATGCTTTGGATATTATAGAATTTGTAAATAGCAAATTGGGCGGTTCTGTTTTAATGATGGGAGGACTATCGCTTGGAGGGCAGATTTGTTTGATGAATATTACAAAGATACTTGTGCTATTAGAAAGAGTGATATGA
- a CDS encoding helix-turn-helix domain-containing protein encodes MILADKITEERKKNGWSQEELANQLGVSRQAVSKWESAGAVPDLQRILQMSELFCVSTDYLLKDEMKAENITYQESTERYAEPLKKVTMENANEFLDMKRNGSKVVANATSMCISSPILLIVLVTMAEDGVFHVSESLATVFGCVFLLGMVAAAVFLFITYGMRESHMEHFEKECFETEYGVSGIVREKKDSYEPIFIRGTAVGVVLCILAVIPTIIAGAMGTSDYCCGLSVGLLLFILAIGVNLLVRVGMVKSSYDTLLQEGEYTKEEKLFKKKTDTFSGVYWCLTTAIYLAWSFWTMSWDITWIVWPVAGVLFAALLGVVKMVLKNGSETQHYI; translated from the coding sequence ATGATTTTAGCTGATAAGATTACAGAGGAAAGAAAAAAGAATGGATGGTCACAGGAAGAACTAGCCAATCAGTTGGGCGTATCCAGACAGGCAGTATCTAAGTGGGAAAGTGCAGGAGCTGTTCCAGATTTGCAAAGAATTTTACAGATGTCGGAGCTATTTTGTGTTAGTACAGATTACCTATTAAAAGATGAAATGAAAGCAGAAAATATCACCTATCAAGAAAGTACTGAAAGATATGCAGAACCGTTGAAAAAAGTAACTATGGAGAATGCAAATGAATTTCTTGACATGAAAAGAAATGGATCCAAAGTAGTGGCAAACGCAACAAGTATGTGTATCTCAAGTCCAATATTATTGATTGTTCTTGTGACAATGGCAGAAGATGGCGTATTTCATGTTTCGGAATCTCTGGCAACAGTATTTGGATGTGTTTTTTTGCTTGGAATGGTTGCGGCAGCCGTTTTTTTGTTTATTACATATGGAATGCGAGAATCACATATGGAACATTTTGAAAAAGAATGCTTTGAAACAGAGTATGGTGTATCTGGAATAGTACGAGAAAAAAAAGATTCCTATGAACCGATTTTTATCAGAGGAACAGCTGTTGGGGTAGTGCTTTGTATACTGGCAGTGATTCCGACAATTATTGCCGGAGCCATGGGAACGTCTGACTATTGTTGCGGCCTTTCCGTTGGATTGCTGCTATTCATACTTGCAATAGGAGTGAATCTGTTGGTTCGTGTTGGGATGGTAAAAAGCAGTTACGATACCCTTCTTCAGGAAGGCGAATATACAAAAGAAGAAAAACTGTTTAAGAAAAAGACTGACACGTTTTCTGGTGTATATTGGTGCTTGACTACAGCGATTTACCTTGCATGGAGCTTCTGGACGATGAGCTGGGATATTACATGGATTGTATGGCCGGTTGCTGGTGTTTTGTTTGCAGCATTGCTTGGTGTGGTGAAAATGGTGTTAAAGAATGGCAGTGAAACTCAGCACTATATTTAA
- a CDS encoding AAA family ATPase, which yields MNDQFLQGVIFDWNRIDNDSYLKRIKAFKGIQKLDFNKAITFFVGENGSGKSTLLEALAVAHGFNPEGGTKNYVFSTHDTHSELCDAIRIYKGYRKEKWGYFLRAESFYNVATKEEEYADFAHPSAKYHEKSHGESFLALAQNNLHPNGLYLFDEPEAALSPQRQLTLLMQIYSCAKEGAQFIIVTHSPILLGIPDADIYCFDNGRIHLCEYEDTESYQVTEMFINNRQMLLDRLLTD from the coding sequence ATGAATGATCAATTCTTACAAGGGGTAATATTCGATTGGAATAGAATTGATAACGATAGTTATTTAAAGAGAATTAAGGCTTTTAAGGGGATTCAAAAACTTGATTTCAACAAAGCAATCACCTTTTTTGTCGGAGAAAATGGCAGTGGTAAATCAACTTTATTGGAGGCACTTGCCGTAGCACATGGTTTTAATCCTGAAGGTGGAACAAAGAATTATGTTTTTTCTACGCATGATACACATTCAGAGCTGTGTGATGCGATAAGAATTTACAAAGGTTATCGGAAGGAAAAGTGGGGGTATTTTCTTAGGGCTGAAAGTTTTTATAATGTTGCAACGAAGGAAGAAGAATATGCAGATTTCGCACATCCTTCTGCCAAATATCATGAAAAATCACATGGAGAGAGTTTTCTCGCATTGGCACAGAACAATCTGCATCCAAATGGCTTGTATCTTTTTGATGAGCCGGAAGCTGCATTATCCCCACAGAGACAGCTTACATTGTTGATGCAAATATATAGTTGTGCAAAAGAGGGAGCACAGTTTATTATAGTTACGCATTCGCCGATTTTGTTAGGAATACCAGATGCAGATATCTATTGTTTTGATAATGGACGCATACATCTGTGCGAATATGAGGATACAGAGAGCTACCAGGTAACAGAAATGTTTATAAACAACAGGCAGATGCTGTTGGATAGATTACTAACAGATTAG
- a CDS encoding cupin domain-containing protein: MANYTKTTIGKENRIELHEKLSLTGAEISLNELPAGANVPFVHSHKENEEIYGILSGNGKAIIDGEEINLSTGDWLKIAPAAKRQFFASDISGITYICIQVKENSLEHFTAEDAVIG; encoded by the coding sequence ATGGCAAATTACACAAAAACAACTATTGGAAAGGAAAACCGAATTGAGCTGCATGAAAAGTTGTCTTTAACAGGTGCAGAAATCAGTTTAAACGAACTACCTGCAGGAGCAAATGTCCCGTTTGTTCATTCTCATAAAGAAAATGAAGAAATCTATGGAATTCTTTCAGGTAACGGCAAAGCCATAATTGATGGAGAAGAAATTAACCTTTCAACTGGAGACTGGCTAAAAATCGCACCTGCTGCAAAGCGTCAGTTTTTTGCATCCGATATTTCTGGAATTACTTATATCTGCATTCAGGTAAAAGAAAATTCTCTGGAACATTTTACAGCAGAGGATGCCGTAATCGGCTAA
- a CDS encoding winged helix-turn-helix transcriptional regulator has protein sequence MRAKEELPECPVATAVSLIGGKWKLLILRNLKERPWRFNELQRSIDGISQKVLTDSLRQMMSDGLAYRHDYHEQPPRVEYGLTELGTKMLPIVNSLADFGNYYKSIIEQN, from the coding sequence ATGCGAGCAAAAGAAGAATTACCGGAATGCCCAGTTGCAACAGCAGTATCTCTTATCGGAGGAAAATGGAAACTGCTGATTTTGCGTAACTTGAAAGAGCGTCCATGGAGATTCAATGAGCTACAACGAAGTATAGATGGTATTTCACAAAAGGTTTTGACAGATAGTTTAAGACAAATGATGAGTGATGGGCTGGCATATCGCCACGATTACCATGAACAGCCACCGAGAGTTGAATACGGCTTAACGGAACTCGGAACAAAAATGCTTCCAATTGTTAATTCACTTGCTGACTTTGGTAACTACTATAAATCAATTATTGAACAGAATTAA
- a CDS encoding DUF6061 family protein, producing MKHDSIDVYTSVGYMLRIDCWGAEKDLKTTYGSECALTSLAVDEPLEYARLYLDGNLQMWIDSEDSLEL from the coding sequence ATAAAACACGATAGTATTGATGTTTACACAAGTGTTGGATATATGCTTCGCATTGATTGCTGGGGAGCTGAAAAAGATTTAAAAACCACATATGGATCAGAATGTGCGCTTACTTCATTGGCTGTGGATGAGCCTTTAGAATATGCAAGATTATATCTCGATGGCAATTTACAGATGTGGATAGATTCAGAAGATTCACTTGAATTATAG